A DNA window from Fodinibius sp. Rm-B-1B1-1 contains the following coding sequences:
- a CDS encoding TrkA family potassium uptake protein, translating into MKRRTELQFAIIGIGAFGNALAKKLSEEGAYVIAIDNNMEHIEQVKDYVSDAICFDGTDAELLEEHGITNVDVAVIAIGETFEPVVLTAMHLLNAGVKEVYGRAGSYTQEQILKQIGITDVIHPERQVAERMGVSLVRRGMSDVFDLGEGLAMFEVEAPDSMAGYTLEDLKIRKRYQLNLITIKRLSESGKKIGLPEQYEPLGILKGSTEIKKGDRLLLVGSKEDVDKMLDTN; encoded by the coding sequence ATGAAACGACGTACGGAATTACAGTTTGCTATTATTGGAATTGGTGCTTTTGGCAATGCTTTGGCAAAAAAGCTATCCGAGGAGGGAGCCTATGTAATTGCCATAGATAATAATATGGAGCACATCGAGCAGGTTAAGGATTATGTTTCTGATGCAATCTGTTTTGACGGGACTGATGCGGAACTGCTCGAAGAGCACGGTATAACAAATGTGGATGTGGCCGTTATTGCAATTGGTGAAACATTTGAGCCTGTTGTTCTAACAGCGATGCACCTGCTTAATGCCGGTGTTAAGGAAGTTTATGGTCGTGCGGGTTCATATACTCAGGAACAGATCTTAAAACAAATCGGTATTACGGATGTCATTCATCCCGAGCGACAAGTTGCCGAGCGCATGGGTGTTTCTTTAGTGCGACGCGGTATGTCGGATGTGTTTGATCTTGGGGAAGGGTTAGCCATGTTTGAAGTGGAAGCCCCGGATTCTATGGCGGGATATACACTTGAAGACCTTAAAATAAGAAAGAGATATCAGCTGAATTTAATTACTATAAAACGTTTGAGCGAATCAGGTAAAAAGATTGGTTTGCCCGAACAGTATGAGCCGCTTGGTATTCTTAAAGGAAGTACGGAGATTAAAAAAGGGGATCGGCTTTTGTTGGTTGGCAGCAAAGAAGATGTCGATAAAATGCTGGATACCAATTAG
- a CDS encoding amino acid permease produces MADSSADQELARDLGFLEAYTIGVGTMIGAGIFVLPGIVAENAGPAGMISFLIGGFVSLLTALSLSELATGMPKAGGSYYYVNRAMGGFFGSIVGWSMWGGLMFATAFYMLGFGQYLTFFYGNIPVAGSALVMAAALIGINYRGVKEVGAFQNIIVILLIGCILVFLSFGVFNIDWDVFRPFNPGGWGAVAATAATVYVSFVGFEVIATSAEEIKNPGRNLPLSMIASVLTPTLFYVLVMLVSTGVLPVSELAESYIPVADVASEYLGSIGALMMVIGAVLATVSSANASILSAARVNFAMGRDKILSSWLNKIHSDYRTPFRAILITGAVILGLIAFGVGLETLADVASFSFLITYMLVHVAVIVMRRANPDDYNPDFRIPNWAYPIIPIIGAVSCLVIVTQMRPMVMVIGTGIILVGVGWYLFYAIKHAEKSSLVGDAIAARDKAPTPNERYRIVIPIANPKTEQYLIKVGGMIGADFGDAEIVAVSVLEVPQQTSLEQGIQFEDERIKRQQQLLDNARETAQNAGLGLRTRALVSHSVSSSVLNILKEERAQHLVLGWSGKRKPYQHILGSNIDNIVNNAECEISLVKAGNKPIKNIVVLVGTGPNTVLAVKRGQELKKNTENAQLTLLTVQKPVENDSNIDPEQEGKGLITSVAHQVGIDPEMFTPEVVIADDIREALMQNIENFDTVIIGATRSTAVRQALFGSIPEAIGEKSNANVIITRGREYKPRTVTEGIIERLSR; encoded by the coding sequence ATGGCAGATTCTTCGGCAGACCAAGAATTAGCGCGCGATCTTGGATTTTTAGAAGCGTACACCATTGGTGTTGGCACCATGATTGGCGCTGGTATTTTTGTATTGCCCGGAATTGTGGCCGAAAATGCAGGTCCTGCCGGAATGATCTCGTTCCTTATTGGGGGATTTGTCTCGCTCCTTACGGCCCTTTCGTTGTCGGAGTTAGCCACGGGCATGCCTAAAGCAGGCGGAAGTTATTACTACGTGAACCGAGCCATGGGGGGATTTTTCGGCTCCATCGTAGGGTGGAGCATGTGGGGCGGGCTCATGTTTGCTACAGCTTTCTACATGCTTGGCTTTGGCCAGTACCTGACCTTCTTTTATGGCAATATTCCGGTTGCGGGATCTGCTCTTGTCATGGCCGCCGCCCTCATTGGAATAAACTATCGTGGAGTTAAGGAAGTCGGGGCTTTCCAAAATATTATTGTCATTTTGTTAATAGGATGCATTCTTGTCTTCCTTTCATTTGGCGTCTTTAATATCGACTGGGACGTGTTCCGTCCGTTTAATCCCGGTGGATGGGGGGCCGTAGCTGCTACTGCTGCTACGGTATATGTAAGTTTTGTGGGATTTGAGGTCATCGCTACCAGCGCTGAAGAGATCAAAAATCCAGGTCGCAACCTGCCACTTTCGATGATTGCATCGGTACTAACCCCCACACTCTTTTATGTACTGGTTATGCTCGTATCTACGGGCGTGCTTCCCGTAAGTGAACTGGCTGAATCCTACATTCCCGTGGCCGATGTGGCCAGTGAATACCTGGGCAGTATTGGCGCTTTGATGATGGTGATTGGTGCCGTACTTGCAACGGTTTCCAGTGCCAATGCTTCTATTTTATCGGCAGCCCGCGTTAATTTTGCAATGGGACGTGATAAAATTTTATCCAGCTGGCTCAACAAAATTCACTCAGATTACCGTACGCCCTTCCGAGCAATCTTAATCACGGGCGCCGTTATTTTGGGACTCATCGCTTTTGGGGTGGGATTAGAAACGCTCGCTGATGTAGCCAGTTTCTCTTTCCTCATTACCTATATGCTCGTACACGTTGCTGTTATTGTGATGCGTCGTGCCAATCCGGACGATTATAATCCCGATTTCAGAATTCCCAACTGGGCGTATCCCATTATTCCCATCATTGGTGCTGTTTCATGCTTGGTTATTGTCACTCAAATGCGTCCCATGGTGATGGTTATAGGGACAGGAATTATTTTAGTAGGTGTTGGATGGTACCTGTTCTATGCTATCAAACACGCCGAAAAATCCAGCCTGGTGGGTGATGCTATTGCGGCTCGCGATAAAGCCCCGACTCCTAATGAACGATATCGCATTGTTATACCCATTGCTAATCCGAAAACCGAGCAATACCTGATTAAAGTGGGGGGAATGATCGGCGCCGACTTTGGCGATGCTGAAATTGTAGCCGTCAGTGTTCTGGAAGTACCCCAGCAGACATCCCTTGAACAGGGCATCCAGTTTGAAGATGAACGAATAAAACGACAGCAGCAGCTTCTTGACAATGCCCGCGAAACGGCTCAAAATGCCGGACTTGGACTTCGTACCCGCGCCCTTGTTTCGCATAGCGTGAGCTCTTCGGTCCTGAATATCCTTAAAGAAGAACGTGCCCAACATCTTGTATTGGGGTGGAGCGGCAAACGAAAACCCTACCAGCATATCCTGGGCTCTAATATTGATAACATTGTCAATAATGCAGAATGCGAAATTTCCCTGGTTAAAGCGGGTAACAAACCGATCAAAAATATTGTCGTGCTTGTAGGGACTGGTCCTAACACAGTCCTGGCTGTTAAACGGGGACAAGAACTCAAGAAAAATACGGAGAATGCACAACTCACACTGCTTACCGTACAGAAACCAGTAGAGAATGACTCCAACATTGATCCTGAACAAGAAGGGAAAGGACTGATTACATCTGTGGCGCATCAAGTAGGCATTGATCCCGAAATGTTCACCCCAGAAGTTGTTATAGCCGATGATATACGAGAAGCCCTCATGCAAAACATTGAAAACTTTGACACAGTGATTATCGGTGCTACGCGGAGCACAGCAGTACGTCAGGCGCTCTTCGGATCTATCCCTGAAGCGATTGGCGAAAAATCCAATGCGAATGTCATTATTACCCGTGGACGCGAATATAAACCGCGAACGGTGACTGAGGGCATTATTGAACGACTTTCTCGCTAA
- a CDS encoding ribonuclease E inhibitor RraB, with product MARKTVEQMAVNNIETPDGDPEVEQSMEFFLYFPTEWDAYVTKSCLMNLQFDASVHYSESSDNWLCLAKKEIKPTKDRFLELKNFFERLARAKNGNYDGWGTTVVEDEADVA from the coding sequence ATGGCACGAAAAACAGTAGAACAGATGGCAGTTAATAACATTGAGACGCCGGATGGCGATCCGGAGGTAGAACAATCAATGGAGTTCTTCTTGTATTTCCCAACAGAGTGGGACGCCTACGTAACTAAGTCATGCCTGATGAATTTACAGTTTGACGCCTCTGTACATTATTCCGAGTCATCTGATAATTGGTTGTGTTTAGCAAAAAAAGAGATCAAGCCTACCAAGGATAGGTTTTTGGAGCTTAAAAACTTTTTTGAACGGTTGGCACGGGCTAAAAATGGCAATTACGATGGTTGGGGTACGACGGTTGTAGAAGATGAAGCCGACGTTGCATAA
- a CDS encoding M48 family metallopeptidase, with the protein MNIFAIIILATLAIDFILNLVSDYLNLKSLDEELPEEFRDVYDEETYEQSQRYTKERTKFGILTSVFNLALLLVFWFAGGFQWMDEIVRSWELGLIWTGLVYIGILIVAKQLLSLPFSIYSTFVIEEKYGFNKTTPKIFVLDLLKGLGLSIVLGGPLLAGILAFFIFIDQYAWLYAWGAVTVFTLFIQFIAPKWIMPIFNDFEPLGESDLRQKIRDYADKVNFAMEGVYVMDGSKRSSKSNAFFTGFGKNKRIALYDTLIDNHEEDELVAVLAHEIGHYKKKHIIKNMAISIAQTGIMFFLLSIFLSSEGLFEAFYMEQMSVYAGLIFFGMLYAPIDMIVSVFMQILSRKYEFEADEFASTTYKKEPMIAALKKLSKDNLSNLTPHPFYVFLNYSHPPVLERIKAIRSL; encoded by the coding sequence ATGAATATTTTTGCCATCATTATTTTAGCCACGCTGGCTATCGATTTTATCCTGAATTTGGTTAGTGACTACCTGAACCTCAAATCACTTGATGAAGAGCTTCCCGAGGAGTTTCGGGATGTGTACGATGAAGAGACTTACGAGCAATCACAGCGTTACACCAAAGAACGCACCAAATTTGGAATCCTGACATCAGTATTTAATCTGGCATTACTACTTGTTTTTTGGTTTGCCGGCGGATTTCAATGGATGGATGAGATCGTCCGCAGCTGGGAGCTTGGTCTCATCTGGACCGGCCTTGTGTATATTGGGATTCTGATTGTTGCCAAACAACTACTGTCGCTACCCTTTAGCATCTATTCTACTTTTGTAATTGAAGAGAAGTACGGCTTTAATAAAACCACGCCCAAAATTTTTGTTTTGGATCTGTTGAAAGGCTTGGGATTGAGCATTGTGCTCGGCGGTCCGCTGCTGGCGGGTATCTTAGCGTTTTTTATATTCATTGATCAATACGCGTGGTTGTATGCCTGGGGAGCCGTTACCGTGTTTACGCTGTTTATTCAATTCATTGCTCCGAAGTGGATCATGCCCATCTTTAATGACTTTGAGCCGCTCGGGGAAAGCGATCTGCGGCAAAAAATCCGTGATTATGCTGACAAGGTAAACTTTGCGATGGAGGGCGTCTATGTGATGGATGGCTCCAAACGCAGCAGCAAGTCGAATGCTTTTTTTACCGGATTCGGAAAGAACAAACGAATTGCGCTCTACGATACGCTTATTGACAACCATGAAGAGGATGAACTCGTGGCAGTGTTAGCTCATGAGATTGGTCATTATAAAAAGAAGCATATCATCAAAAATATGGCCATCAGCATTGCACAGACGGGAATAATGTTTTTCCTGCTGTCCATTTTCTTATCCTCTGAAGGATTATTCGAGGCTTTTTATATGGAGCAGATGTCTGTTTATGCCGGACTCATTTTCTTTGGGATGCTCTATGCCCCCATTGATATGATTGTGTCGGTCTTTATGCAGATTTTGTCGCGTAAATATGAGTTTGAGGCCGACGAATTTGCATCTACTACCTACAAGAAAGAACCGATGATTGCAGCATTGAAAAAGCTCTCAAAAGATAATCTATCGAACCTTACGCCTCACCCGTTTTATGTATTCCTGAATTACTCTCATCCGCCGGTGCTGGAGCGAATAAAGGCGATTAGATCTTTGTAA
- the sigZ gene encoding RNA polymerase sigma factor SigZ, giving the protein MSENQLNTEMLWRKFSDQVRGFVRSKVSNDDEAEDVLQDIFIRIHKGIDNLRQEDRVQSWVFGIARRALADHYRKKGREKEEPAGTEITMGGDDDPMLDLNTFEGDHDVHEEVLSWLIPMIDELPEKYGKPLKMADIEGKTQQEVADYLGLSLSGAKSRVQRARQKLGDVLVACCEVQFGEEGRAVAYHKIKDENGEESCEDC; this is encoded by the coding sequence ATGTCTGAAAATCAACTTAATACTGAAATGCTTTGGCGTAAGTTTAGCGACCAAGTTCGAGGATTTGTACGATCCAAAGTATCCAATGATGATGAAGCCGAAGATGTGCTCCAGGATATTTTTATTCGGATTCATAAAGGTATTGATAATCTCCGTCAGGAAGATCGTGTCCAATCTTGGGTATTCGGGATCGCTCGTCGTGCATTAGCAGACCACTATCGAAAGAAAGGGAGAGAAAAAGAAGAGCCAGCTGGTACAGAAATAACGATGGGCGGAGATGATGATCCTATGTTAGATTTAAATACATTTGAGGGGGATCACGATGTGCATGAAGAAGTGCTTTCTTGGCTCATTCCTATGATTGATGAACTGCCGGAGAAGTATGGCAAGCCGCTTAAGATGGCAGATATCGAAGGCAAAACGCAGCAAGAAGTGGCTGATTATCTGGGGCTGTCGCTATCAGGAGCCAAATCAAGAGTGCAGCGGGCGCGGCAAAAGTTGGGCGACGTGTTGGTGGCTTGTTGTGAGGTGCAATTTGGTGAAGAGGGACGTGCAGTTGCATATCACAAAATTAAAGATGAGAATGGAGAGGAGTCTTGTGAGGATTGTTGA
- a CDS encoding ArsI/CadI family heavy metal resistance metalloenzyme codes for MKRMHVMLKVNNLDESVEFYSTFFGVAPTKQKEDYAKWMLDDPRVNFSIAERDGEKGIEHLGIEAESEEELLELRSNIDRTHGLVRNEGETTCCYANSNKSWVADPQGVEWEAFHTFGESEEYSAEEEAACC; via the coding sequence ATGAAACGTATGCACGTAATGTTAAAAGTGAATAATCTTGATGAATCAGTAGAATTCTATAGCACTTTCTTTGGCGTGGCTCCAACTAAGCAAAAAGAAGACTATGCCAAGTGGATGCTCGATGATCCTCGGGTAAACTTTTCGATTGCTGAACGCGATGGAGAAAAAGGAATCGAGCACCTCGGTATCGAGGCCGAAAGTGAAGAAGAGTTGCTGGAGTTACGATCCAATATCGATCGCACGCACGGGTTGGTTCGTAACGAGGGAGAAACAACTTGCTGCTATGCCAACTCCAACAAATCGTGGGTAGCCGACCCGCAAGGCGTAGAGTGGGAGGCGTTCCACACCTTTGGCGAAAGTGAAGAATATAGCGCCGAAGAGGAGGCGGCGTGCTGTTAA